A genomic window from Cloacibacillus evryensis DSM 19522 includes:
- a CDS encoding type Z 30S ribosomal protein S14: MARKSMVNKAKQEPKFKVRKYNRCPICGRPHGYMRKFDMCRCCFRKLAREGKIPGVVKSSW; this comes from the coding sequence ATGGCCCGTAAAAGTATGGTGAACAAGGCCAAACAAGAGCCGAAGTTCAAAGTGAGAAAATACAATCGTTGCCCGATCTGTGGACGCCCCCACGGATACATGCGCAAATTCGATATGTGCCGCTGCTGTTTCCGCAAGCTTGCACGCGAGGGAAAAATCCCTGGCGTTGTCAAGTCGAGCTGGTAG
- the rplD gene encoding 50S ribosomal protein L4 → MPVVKEVNFKGEVIGEVTLSDAVFGAPVHVPAMHQVVVAHLANCRVGTHNTKDRGDVRGGGKKPWRQKHTGRARAGSSRSPLWVGGGVAHGPHPRDYHQKVNKKVRRLAIRSALTLKVQAENMLVIDSFGLETPKTKSMIEFFAAVQSGKKPLLVLHETNMAVVKSAANIPGAYVQHVDSVNVYDLLNHDQLIATPEAVKKLEEVFG, encoded by the coding sequence ATGCCTGTAGTAAAAGAAGTTAATTTCAAAGGCGAGGTTATCGGGGAAGTAACGCTTTCCGATGCCGTCTTCGGAGCCCCGGTCCATGTGCCGGCCATGCATCAGGTTGTGGTCGCGCATCTGGCGAACTGCCGTGTTGGTACACACAACACCAAAGACCGCGGAGATGTACGCGGCGGCGGTAAGAAGCCCTGGAGACAGAAGCACACTGGCCGCGCGCGCGCCGGCAGCTCACGCTCACCGTTGTGGGTAGGCGGCGGAGTTGCTCATGGTCCGCACCCGCGCGACTACCACCAGAAGGTAAATAAGAAGGTTCGCCGTCTCGCCATTCGCAGCGCGCTCACGCTCAAGGTCCAGGCTGAGAATATGCTTGTGATCGACAGCTTTGGGCTCGAAACTCCGAAGACGAAGAGCATGATCGAATTTTTCGCGGCGGTACAGAGCGGCAAGAAGCCCCTCCTCGTGCTCCACGAGACGAACATGGCGGTCGTAAAGTCGGCGGCTAACATCCCCGGCGCTTACGTACAGCACGTGGACAGCGTGAATGTCTATGACCTTCTTAACCATGACCAGCTGATCGCAACTCCTGAAGCGGTTAAAAAGCTCGAGGAGGTATTCGGTTAA
- the rpsJ gene encoding 30S ribosomal protein S10: MAKKIRIKLKAFDHRVLDASATQIADTAQRTGARVSGPVPLPTEVNRYCVLTSPHVDKDARDQYEIRTHKRLIDIIDPTQKTMEALMELNLPSGVDIQIKL, translated from the coding sequence TTGGCAAAGAAAATTCGTATAAAACTTAAGGCCTTCGACCATCGCGTACTCGACGCCTCGGCTACCCAGATAGCCGACACGGCGCAGCGCACAGGCGCCAGAGTATCGGGTCCAGTGCCCCTTCCGACAGAGGTAAACCGCTACTGCGTGCTCACCTCGCCGCACGTCGACAAGGATGCGCGCGACCAGTACGAGATCAGGACGCACAAGCGCCTGATCGACATAATAGACCCAACGCAGAAGACGATGGAGGCTCTTATGGAGCTGAATCTGCCCTCTGGTGTGGATATACAGATTAAACTTTAA
- the rplP gene encoding 50S ribosomal protein L16, which produces MLSPKRVKYRKPHLTALRGYSKGATEVDFGEFGLQACENGWITARQIEAVRVAISRKMKKGGKIWIRIFPDRPVTEKPLETRMGKGKGNVEYWTAAVKRGRVMFEIAGVPRDVAELAFRTASFKLPIKVKMLTREGAGE; this is translated from the coding sequence ATGCTTTCTCCGAAAAGAGTAAAATACCGCAAGCCCCACCTGACAGCCCTTCGCGGCTACAGCAAAGGCGCGACGGAGGTAGACTTCGGCGAGTTTGGACTTCAGGCCTGCGAAAACGGCTGGATCACGGCGCGCCAGATAGAGGCGGTCCGTGTCGCCATCAGCCGTAAGATGAAAAAGGGCGGCAAGATCTGGATAAGGATATTCCCCGATCGTCCCGTCACAGAGAAGCCTCTTGAAACTCGTATGGGTAAAGGTAAGGGAAACGTGGAATACTGGACCGCGGCGGTCAAGCGCGGACGCGTTATGTTTGAAATTGCAGGAGTGCCGCGTGATGTCGCCGAACTGGCCTTCCGCACGGCATCGTTCAAACTGCCCATCAAGGTAAAAATGTTAACCCGAGAGGGAGCAGGTGAATAG
- the rplE gene encoding 50S ribosomal protein L5, translating to MTPRLLTKYTDEVLPRLNEQFQYKNVMEIPRLVKVVINIGVNEAKLDQKYMDASLNELTIISGQKPMMKRAKKSIAGFKVREGMPVACAVTLRSERMWEFVDRLFSIALPRIKDFQGISKKGFDGRGNFNLGLKEQLLFPEIDYDKVIRQRGMNITFVTTAKTDEEAQALLKELGMPFAR from the coding sequence ATGACTCCGCGTCTTTTAACAAAATATACTGATGAAGTCCTTCCCCGTCTGAACGAGCAGTTCCAGTATAAGAACGTTATGGAAATCCCGCGTCTCGTCAAGGTCGTCATCAACATCGGCGTCAACGAGGCAAAGTTGGACCAGAAGTACATGGACGCCTCGCTCAACGAGCTGACCATCATTTCCGGACAGAAGCCGATGATGAAGCGTGCAAAGAAATCCATAGCCGGATTCAAGGTCCGCGAGGGGATGCCGGTAGCGTGCGCGGTAACGCTGAGAAGCGAGAGAATGTGGGAATTTGTAGACCGCCTTTTCAGCATCGCGCTTCCCCGCATCAAGGACTTCCAGGGAATTTCAAAGAAGGGCTTCGACGGCAGGGGCAATTTTAACCTCGGCCTCAAAGAGCAGCTTCTCTTCCCTGAGATCGATTACGATAAGGTCATCCGTCAGCGCGGCATGAACATCACGTTCGTCACAACCGCGAAGACCGATGAGGAAGCCCAGGCGCTCTTAAAAGAGCTGGGCATGCCCTTCGCCCGTTAG
- the rplC gene encoding 50S ribosomal protein L3, which produces MSMGILGRKVGMTQVFDENGKAVPVTVIEAGPCTIVEIRTPEKNSYSAVQLGLGDVKPVKLTKPMKGYFEKQDVAPRRWLREFRVDSTADYQVGQEITVSLFQNGEVVDVIGVSKGKGTAGVMKRHGFGGTPASHGHSVTHRHPGSIGCSSFPGRVMKGRRMAGHMGSERVTTKNLKVFGIDEENNLILIEGPVPGARDSLVMIRKTA; this is translated from the coding sequence ATGAGTATGGGGATTCTGGGCCGCAAGGTAGGGATGACCCAGGTCTTCGACGAAAACGGCAAGGCGGTACCTGTGACAGTTATTGAAGCAGGGCCCTGCACGATCGTTGAAATCCGGACACCTGAAAAAAACAGTTACAGCGCAGTGCAGCTCGGCCTCGGAGATGTAAAGCCCGTTAAGCTGACAAAGCCGATGAAGGGTTACTTCGAGAAGCAGGATGTTGCGCCCAGGCGCTGGCTGAGGGAGTTCCGCGTGGACAGCACGGCGGACTACCAGGTGGGACAGGAGATCACCGTTTCTCTGTTCCAGAATGGCGAAGTTGTTGACGTAATAGGAGTCAGCAAGGGTAAGGGAACCGCGGGTGTAATGAAGCGCCACGGCTTCGGCGGAACGCCGGCGAGCCATGGTCACTCGGTAACACACCGTCACCCCGGTTCGATCGGATGCAGCAGCTTTCCCGGCCGTGTAATGAAGGGCCGGAGAATGGCGGGTCATATGGGCAGCGAGCGCGTCACGACGAAAAACCTCAAGGTTTTCGGAATTGACGAAGAGAACAACCTCATCCTTATCGAGGGTCCTGTTCCCGGAGCGCGCGACAGTCTTGTCATGATCCGCAAAACAGCGTAG
- the rpsC gene encoding 30S ribosomal protein S3, which yields MGQKVHPVGYRLGVIYDWESRWYADGKKYAKYLHKDLELRAWIKKRWAQAGVSRVEIERIGDVMRFTVWTARPGVVIGKQGAEIQAVREELQAMTGNRVMINIQEMKNPDVEAQVVAEGVASSLERRISFRRAMKQSIFRAMKSGAQGIKIQCAGRLGGAEIARTEWYLEGQLPLSTLRADIDYGFAEAHTIYGVIGIKVWIYKGEVMERKPIFEAEPVTKERR from the coding sequence GTGGGTCAGAAAGTTCACCCGGTAGGTTATAGACTTGGCGTTATCTACGATTGGGAATCCCGCTGGTACGCTGACGGAAAGAAATACGCGAAGTATCTTCACAAAGATCTCGAACTCAGGGCGTGGATAAAGAAGCGCTGGGCTCAGGCCGGCGTCAGCCGTGTGGAGATCGAGCGTATAGGCGATGTCATGCGTTTCACAGTTTGGACCGCCCGGCCTGGTGTCGTAATTGGCAAGCAGGGAGCCGAAATACAGGCGGTTCGCGAGGAACTTCAGGCTATGACCGGCAACCGGGTCATGATAAACATTCAGGAGATGAAGAATCCCGACGTAGAGGCACAGGTAGTCGCCGAAGGCGTCGCCTCGTCACTGGAGCGCAGAATCAGCTTCCGCCGCGCGATGAAGCAGTCGATCTTCCGCGCGATGAAATCGGGAGCCCAGGGAATCAAGATCCAGTGCGCCGGCCGCCTTGGCGGCGCTGAAATCGCGCGCACGGAATGGTATCTTGAAGGTCAGCTTCCCCTTTCGACGCTGAGGGCCGACATCGATTATGGTTTTGCGGAGGCGCACACCATATACGGGGTCATCGGCATCAAGGTGTGGATATACAAAGGCGAGGTTATGGAGCGCAAGCCCATATTCGAGGCCGAGCCCGTAACAAAGGAGAGGAGGTAA
- the rpsS gene encoding 30S ribosomal protein S19 has translation MARSLKKGPYVDVKLLRRVEDMNESGKKVVIKSWARACSITPEMVGHTIAVHNGRIHVPVYISDNMIGHKLGEFAPTRKFGGHAGQERSTKVKR, from the coding sequence ATGGCTCGTTCACTAAAGAAGGGACCCTACGTAGACGTTAAACTTCTTCGGAGGGTAGAGGACATGAACGAATCAGGCAAGAAAGTGGTCATCAAAAGCTGGGCGCGCGCCTGCTCGATCACGCCTGAAATGGTCGGACACACGATCGCGGTGCATAACGGCCGCATTCATGTCCCTGTTTACATCAGCGACAATATGATAGGACATAAGCTCGGTGAGTTTGCGCCTACCCGTAAGTTCGGTGGCCACGCCGGCCAGGAACGCTCTACGAAGGTAAAGAGGTAG
- the fusA gene encoding elongation factor G → MQGIDLSTVRNIGIAAHIDAGKTTTTERILFYTGRKHKLGETHEGAATMDWMEQERERGITITSAATTCFWGDCLINIIDTPGHVDFTVEVERSMRVLDGAVSVFCAVGGVEPQSETVWRQADKYGVPRIAFVNKMDRVGADFFAVVDQMRKRLGAKAIPIQIPIGVEDGFTGMVDLVHEKAVIYDDTLGTEFHSADIPPQLEEEAALARMEMLEMLADYDDEMMELYLEGTDIPLDMVKRVIRKATISLDIVPVMCGSAFKNKGVQPLLDAVVAYLPSPLDMPHLVGVDPDDTAKEIEVKASADAPFAALAFKIMVDPFVGRLAFCRVYSGSIESGTSIYNTNTRRRERVGRILRMHANKREEMDGAQAGLIVAIPGLKQVRTGDTLCDEKHPVLLENLIFPEPVISLSVEPMSKADQIKLAKGLEALSEEDPTFRVSVNEDTGQTLISGMGELHLEIIVDRLRREFNVEVKVGRPQVAYREAIRKPARAQGKFVRQSGGKGQYGDVVLEVEPLEEGKGFEWVDKIVGGVVPKEYVPAAQKGVEEALNNGVLGGYPVIGIKVAIVDGSYHEVDSSEMAFRIAGSMAIKEALKKADPVLMEPVMNVEVVVPEEYMGDVIGDLSSRRGRVAEMGVRANARIVKAFVPLAEMFGYATDLRSKTSGRASYTMSFDHYEEVPRNVAEELLKN, encoded by the coding sequence ATGCAGGGCATCGACTTAAGTACAGTGCGCAATATAGGAATAGCTGCGCATATAGATGCAGGTAAGACGACGACGACGGAACGTATCCTCTTCTATACAGGCCGTAAGCACAAGCTGGGGGAGACCCACGAGGGTGCCGCCACAATGGACTGGATGGAGCAGGAGCGCGAGCGTGGTATTACGATCACATCGGCGGCTACTACCTGTTTCTGGGGCGATTGCCTTATCAATATAATTGATACACCCGGACACGTGGACTTTACCGTCGAGGTAGAGCGTTCCATGCGTGTCCTTGACGGCGCTGTCTCCGTGTTCTGTGCTGTCGGCGGCGTTGAGCCGCAGTCAGAGACAGTCTGGCGTCAGGCCGACAAATATGGTGTGCCAAGGATAGCATTCGTCAACAAGATGGACAGAGTAGGCGCTGATTTCTTTGCGGTAGTCGACCAGATGCGCAAGCGTCTGGGGGCAAAGGCGATCCCCATCCAGATCCCTATCGGCGTTGAAGACGGCTTTACCGGCATGGTGGACCTCGTTCACGAGAAGGCTGTCATCTATGATGATACCCTCGGTACGGAATTTCACAGCGCCGACATTCCTCCCCAGCTGGAGGAAGAGGCCGCCCTCGCGAGAATGGAAATGCTTGAGATGCTCGCCGACTATGACGACGAAATGATGGAGCTTTACCTTGAGGGGACCGATATCCCTCTCGATATGGTGAAGCGGGTCATCAGAAAGGCTACCATCAGCCTGGACATCGTCCCCGTGATGTGCGGTTCGGCCTTCAAGAACAAGGGCGTACAGCCCCTGCTCGACGCGGTCGTGGCATACCTGCCCAGCCCGCTCGACATGCCGCACCTCGTTGGCGTGGACCCGGACGATACCGCCAAAGAGATCGAAGTAAAGGCATCGGCGGATGCGCCCTTTGCGGCGCTCGCCTTCAAGATCATGGTCGACCCGTTTGTCGGAAGGCTCGCCTTCTGCCGCGTCTATTCCGGTTCGATCGAGAGCGGAACGTCGATATACAATACAAATACCCGCCGCCGCGAGCGCGTGGGACGCATCCTTCGCATGCACGCGAACAAGCGTGAGGAGATGGACGGCGCCCAGGCCGGACTCATCGTCGCGATCCCCGGCCTCAAGCAGGTACGTACCGGCGACACGCTCTGCGATGAAAAACATCCGGTGCTCCTTGAGAACCTCATATTCCCCGAGCCGGTCATCTCGCTTTCTGTCGAACCGATGAGCAAGGCGGACCAGATCAAGCTTGCGAAGGGACTTGAGGCGCTTTCCGAGGAAGACCCGACATTCCGCGTCTCCGTAAACGAAGACACGGGGCAGACGCTGATCAGCGGTATGGGCGAACTCCATCTGGAAATCATCGTCGACCGTCTGCGCAGGGAGTTCAATGTCGAGGTCAAGGTCGGGCGTCCGCAGGTCGCCTACCGTGAAGCGATCCGCAAGCCCGCTAGGGCTCAGGGCAAGTTCGTCAGGCAGTCCGGCGGTAAAGGTCAGTACGGCGACGTCGTCCTTGAAGTCGAGCCGCTCGAAGAGGGCAAGGGCTTTGAATGGGTCGACAAGATCGTCGGCGGAGTCGTGCCGAAGGAATATGTCCCCGCTGCCCAGAAGGGCGTTGAAGAGGCGCTCAATAACGGAGTTCTCGGCGGTTATCCCGTTATCGGCATCAAGGTCGCGATCGTCGACGGCAGTTACCATGAAGTCGACAGCTCGGAAATGGCTTTCCGCATCGCGGGTTCCATGGCTATCAAAGAGGCCCTTAAAAAGGCCGATCCCGTCCTTATGGAGCCTGTAATGAACGTTGAAGTCGTCGTCCCGGAAGAGTATATGGGAGACGTCATCGGCGACCTTTCGTCGCGCCGCGGACGTGTGGCTGAAATGGGCGTGCGCGCGAACGCGCGTATCGTCAAGGCATTCGTGCCGCTCGCGGAAATGTTTGGATACGCGACAGATCTCAGAAGCAAGACATCTGGCCGCGCCTCATATACAATGAGCTTTGACCACTACGAGGAAGTTCCTCGCAATGTGGCCGAAGAACTGCTCAAGAATTAA
- the rpsQ gene encoding 30S ribosomal protein S17 has protein sequence MEERKAHRKVRTGTVVSDKMEKTIVVRVDRMAKHSLYGKPVLRSKKFMAHDETNDCRIGDTVKIGETRPLSARKRWEVLEIVERAPILGVAEEEAE, from the coding sequence ATGGAAGAGCGTAAAGCACATCGTAAAGTCCGTACCGGAACAGTGGTTAGCGACAAGATGGAAAAGACCATCGTCGTGCGCGTAGACCGTATGGCGAAGCACTCTCTCTACGGCAAGCCCGTTCTCCGTTCAAAGAAATTCATGGCTCACGACGAGACCAACGACTGCCGCATAGGCGACACCGTCAAGATAGGCGAGACCCGTCCCCTTAGCGCGAGGAAGCGCTGGGAAGTTCTTGAGATAGTAGAGAGAGCTCCTATCCTCGGCGTCGCTGAAGAGGAGGCCGAATAG
- the rplB gene encoding 50S ribosomal protein L2: MGIKKYRPTTPSRRHMATPDFSEITKAKPERSLVVSLSQSAGRNNNGRVTMRHRGGRGRIKYRIIDFKRDKFGVPGKVTAIEYDPNRSARIALISYKDGEKRYILAPVGLGVGDTVFAGEGSDIRPGNALKLKDIPVGTVIHNVELEPGRGAVMVRSAGTSAQLMAKEGKYAFVRMPSGELRLVLLECMATVGQVGNEEHENVVFGKAGRTRWLGIRPHIRGMIQNPVDHPMGGGEGKSKSHKHPVSPWGTPAKGYRTRKRKPSDKFIVRRRKK; encoded by the coding sequence ATGGGAATCAAGAAATATCGTCCCACTACGCCCAGCCGCCGTCACATGGCGACGCCCGATTTTTCGGAAATCACGAAGGCGAAGCCGGAACGGAGTCTGGTCGTATCACTCTCGCAGTCAGCGGGACGCAACAATAATGGCCGTGTGACAATGCGTCACCGCGGCGGACGCGGCAGAATCAAGTACCGTATCATAGATTTTAAGCGCGACAAGTTCGGAGTCCCCGGCAAGGTTACGGCGATCGAGTACGATCCCAACCGTTCGGCGCGTATCGCGCTCATCTCTTACAAAGACGGTGAGAAGAGATACATTTTGGCTCCTGTCGGCCTCGGCGTCGGCGATACTGTCTTTGCCGGCGAGGGTTCCGACATTCGCCCCGGAAACGCCCTTAAGCTCAAGGACATTCCGGTCGGTACGGTCATCCACAACGTAGAGCTTGAGCCCGGCCGCGGCGCGGTAATGGTCCGTTCCGCCGGTACGTCGGCGCAGCTTATGGCCAAAGAGGGCAAGTACGCCTTTGTGCGTATGCCGTCAGGCGAGCTTCGCCTCGTACTCCTTGAGTGCATGGCGACCGTCGGCCAGGTCGGCAATGAAGAGCACGAGAACGTAGTCTTCGGTAAAGCAGGAAGAACGCGCTGGCTCGGCATTCGCCCGCATATCCGCGGTATGATCCAGAACCCTGTGGACCATCCGATGGGCGGCGGCGAAGGCAAGAGCAAATCGCACAAGCATCCTGTCTCGCCGTGGGGTACTCCGGCAAAGGGTTACCGCACCCGCAAGCGTAAGCCGTCGGATAAGTTCATCGTCCGCCGCCGCAAGAAGTAA
- the rplN gene encoding 50S ribosomal protein L14: MIQLRTVLNVADNSGAKKILCVQVKGGSFRKVGTVGDVIVGAVREAAPNGNIKKGDVVKAVIVRTKKEIRRKDGSYVRFDDNAAVVIDNNGDPKGTRIFGPVARELREKKYMRIVSLAPEVV, translated from the coding sequence ATGATTCAGCTGCGTACAGTACTTAACGTAGCCGACAATTCCGGCGCAAAGAAGATCCTCTGCGTCCAGGTCAAGGGCGGCAGCTTCCGCAAGGTCGGAACCGTCGGGGATGTTATCGTAGGCGCCGTCCGTGAGGCGGCCCCCAACGGCAATATCAAAAAGGGCGACGTCGTTAAGGCCGTCATCGTCAGGACGAAAAAAGAGATCCGCCGCAAGGACGGTTCCTACGTTCGCTTTGACGACAACGCGGCCGTCGTCATCGACAACAACGGCGACCCCAAAGGAACACGTATATTTGGTCCTGTAGCAAGGGAACTGAGAGAAAAGAAATACATGCGTATAGTCTCTCTGGCGCCCGAAGTAGTGTAG
- the tuf gene encoding elongation factor Tu has translation MAKEKFVRNKPHLNIGTIGHIDHGKTTLTAAITKTLARHGGADFTPFDMIDKAPEERERGITINISHVEYETPARHYAHIDCPGHADYIKNMITGAAQMDGAILVVSAADGPMPQTREHVLLARQVNVPALVVFMNKCDMVDDPELLDLVEMEIRDLLNKYEFPGDDIPIVRGSALKALESDEDNDWTKGIMDLMQACDDYIPAPEREVDFPFLMPIEDVFTITGRGTVVTGRVEKGIIRPGDEVEIVGIKDTHKTVATSLEMFRKILDDAEAGDNVGILLRGVGKDDVERGQVLAKPGSIKPHTHFKGEVYVLKKEEGGRHTPFFSGYKPQFYFRTTDITGEIKLAEGVEMVMPGDSSTFEVKLIAPIAMQEGLRFAVREGGRTVGAGVVTEIIA, from the coding sequence ATGGCAAAAGAGAAATTCGTACGCAACAAACCGCATCTCAACATCGGTACGATCGGTCACATAGACCACGGCAAGACGACGCTGACGGCGGCGATCACCAAGACGCTGGCGCGCCACGGCGGAGCTGACTTCACGCCCTTCGACATGATCGACAAAGCGCCGGAAGAGAGAGAGCGCGGAATCACCATCAACATCTCGCACGTTGAATACGAGACGCCCGCGCGCCACTACGCCCACATCGACTGCCCGGGCCACGCCGACTACATCAAGAACATGATCACCGGAGCCGCGCAGATGGACGGAGCGATCCTCGTCGTATCCGCCGCCGACGGCCCGATGCCGCAGACCCGTGAGCACGTGCTGCTTGCGCGCCAGGTCAACGTTCCTGCGCTCGTAGTATTCATGAACAAGTGCGACATGGTAGACGACCCCGAACTCCTCGACCTCGTCGAAATGGAGATCCGCGACCTCCTCAACAAATACGAGTTCCCCGGAGACGACATCCCCATCGTTCGCGGCAGCGCGCTGAAAGCGCTTGAGAGCGACGAAGACAACGACTGGACCAAGGGGATCATGGACCTGATGCAGGCGTGCGACGACTACATCCCGGCGCCTGAGCGCGAAGTGGACTTCCCCTTCCTCATGCCGATCGAAGACGTCTTCACCATCACGGGCCGCGGCACAGTCGTAACGGGCCGTGTGGAAAAAGGTATAATCCGTCCCGGCGACGAAGTAGAGATCGTAGGTATCAAAGACACGCACAAGACGGTGGCGACGAGCCTTGAAATGTTCCGCAAGATCCTGGACGACGCGGAAGCGGGAGACAACGTAGGCATCCTCCTTCGCGGCGTAGGCAAAGACGACGTGGAGCGCGGTCAGGTTCTCGCGAAGCCGGGCAGCATCAAGCCGCATACGCACTTCAAAGGCGAAGTGTACGTCCTCAAGAAGGAAGAGGGAGGCCGTCACACGCCGTTCTTCAGCGGCTACAAGCCCCAGTTCTACTTCCGTACGACGGACATCACCGGCGAGATCAAACTTGCCGAGGGAGTGGAAATGGTAATGCCTGGAGACAGCAGCACATTTGAAGTCAAACTCATCGCGCCGATAGCGATGCAGGAAGGACTTCGTTTCGCAGTACGCGAAGGCGGCCGCACGGTCGGCGCCGGCGTCGTCACTGAGATCATAGCGTAA
- the rplV gene encoding 50S ribosomal protein L22 — protein MEVTASAKQIRISANKVRRVLALVRGKNASEALMILKYTPNKPARYAEKVLKSAVANAEHNHGLDMDKLIVKTATADQGAYMKRFRPVSMGRAHAFRHHTCHITMVVCEK, from the coding sequence ATGGAAGTAACAGCATCGGCTAAGCAGATCCGTATTTCTGCTAACAAAGTCCGCAGAGTCCTGGCGCTTGTCAGAGGCAAGAATGCTTCGGAAGCGCTCATGATTCTTAAATACACGCCCAACAAGCCGGCCAGATACGCGGAGAAGGTGCTCAAGAGCGCCGTCGCGAACGCTGAGCACAACCACGGCCTTGACATGGACAAACTCATCGTCAAGACCGCCACGGCAGACCAGGGAGCATACATGAAGCGCTTCCGCCCCGTATCGATGGGCCGCGCTCATGCGTTCAGACATCACACGTGCCATATCACCATGGTCGTGTGTGAGAAATAA
- the rpmC gene encoding 50S ribosomal protein L29 — translation MDPKELRDLSVSELKDKHKQYKEELFNLRFQNAIGQLSNSGRIKDVKKTIARILTVITEKEMGIDHSGARR, via the coding sequence ATGGATCCCAAGGAACTTCGAGATCTCAGCGTATCTGAGCTAAAAGATAAGCATAAGCAGTATAAGGAAGAGCTGTTCAACCTCCGTTTTCAGAATGCGATCGGACAGTTGAGCAACTCGGGACGCATCAAAGACGTAAAGAAGACCATTGCCCGTATCCTTACAGTCATCACGGAAAAAGAGATGGGCATAGATCACTCAGGAGCAAGGAGGTAA
- the rpsH gene encoding 30S ribosomal protein S8 yields the protein MHITDPVADMLTRIRNANVVYHEMVDMPLSKMRLEMARILKEEGYIRNYKTITDAKQPMPILRLTMNYGPQKERVIQGLRRISKPGRRIYVGKDELPKVMGGLGIALISTSAGLMTDASARKRGLGGEVVCYVW from the coding sequence ATGCATATTACCGATCCTGTCGCGGATATGCTCACACGCATCAGAAATGCGAATGTGGTTTACCATGAAATGGTAGATATGCCTCTTTCAAAGATGCGTCTTGAAATGGCCCGCATCCTCAAAGAGGAAGGTTATATCCGCAACTATAAGACGATCACCGACGCGAAGCAGCCGATGCCCATCCTTAGGCTGACCATGAACTATGGCCCCCAGAAGGAAAGAGTAATCCAGGGACTTCGCAGAATCAGCAAACCCGGCCGCCGTATCTACGTCGGCAAAGACGAACTTCCCAAGGTAATGGGCGGTTTGGGGATTGCACTCATATCAACGTCAGCCGGACTCATGACCGACGCCTCAGCCCGCAAGCGCGGACTCGGCGGCGAAGTAGTCTGCTACGTCTGGTAA
- the rplW gene encoding 50S ribosomal protein L23 — protein MNAIAYDIIVRPIITEKTSRQMELGQYTFEVLPKANKIEIRKAVEEVFKVKVVKVNTIQVRSKPKRMGAFLGRSRSWKKAVVTLAKGEKIAFFEGASA, from the coding sequence ATGAACGCGATAGCATATGATATAATAGTTCGGCCCATCATAACGGAGAAGACGAGCCGTCAGATGGAACTGGGACAGTATACCTTTGAGGTTCTGCCGAAGGCTAATAAGATAGAGATACGCAAAGCCGTCGAAGAGGTCTTCAAGGTCAAGGTTGTCAAGGTAAACACGATCCAGGTCCGTTCCAAACCAAAGCGGATGGGTGCCTTTTTGGGTCGTTCACGTTCCTGGAAGAAGGCAGTCGTAACTCTCGCCAAGGGAGAGAAGATCGCTTTCTTTGAGGGCGCAAGCGCCTAG
- the rplX gene encoding 50S ribosomal protein L24, with amino-acid sequence MSKMRIKKGDRVRVISGKDAGKEGKILKRNIDKDTVVVENVNFVTKSVRPTQKDPRGGLVKKEAALSASKVMLVCPKCGKATRVSRAFLDDGKKVRICKQCGEIIDKA; translated from the coding sequence ATGTCTAAAATGAGAATCAAAAAGGGAGACCGCGTCCGCGTCATCTCCGGAAAAGACGCCGGCAAAGAGGGAAAGATCCTGAAGAGAAACATCGACAAGGATACGGTCGTGGTGGAGAACGTCAATTTCGTCACCAAGAGCGTCCGTCCGACACAGAAGGATCCCCGCGGCGGACTCGTCAAGAAAGAGGCGGCTCTTTCCGCGTCAAAGGTAATGCTTGTCTGCCCTAAGTGCGGCAAAGCTACCCGCGTCAGCCGCGCCTTCCTTGATGATGGCAAAAAGGTCCGTATCTGCAAGCAGTGCGGCGAAATCATCGATAAGGCATAA